One Fontisphaera persica DNA window includes the following coding sequences:
- a CDS encoding replication-associated recombination protein A: protein MAQDDLFAAEGRAAPEPEAAGGAAAMHAAPLAARMRPQTLEEFVGQQHILAPGLLLRRAIESDRIQSLIFYGPPGTGKTTLAQIIARRTRCHFERLSGVESNVADMRRVLAAAAYRLRQTGQPTLLLVDEIHRFNKAQQDVLLPEVENGAIRLIGATTHNPFFFVNSPLVSRSQIFELQPLSEEELLVVLRRALQDRERGLGAMPLKADEEALRHLARVADGDARKALNALEIAALTTPAGPDGFIHLTLAVAEQSIQKKAIVYDGDEDAHYDTISAFIKSVRGSDPDAALYWLAKMIHVGEDPRFITRRLIILAAEDVGLADPMALVLAVAAHQAAEFIGWPEARIPIAEATVYLATAYKSNSAYLAIDAALEDVRSGRTLPVPKALQDTHYAGAARLGHGEGYAYAHDHPGHFVAQDYLGAVRHYYQPGTLGTEKKIKERLDYWRAQLDAVKKTGSADAPPAPPAT, encoded by the coding sequence ATGGCGCAGGACGACTTGTTTGCCGCCGAAGGCAGGGCTGCGCCGGAGCCAGAGGCTGCCGGTGGCGCCGCCGCCATGCACGCGGCGCCCCTGGCCGCGCGGATGCGCCCGCAGACGCTGGAGGAGTTCGTGGGCCAGCAACATATTCTGGCCCCCGGTTTGTTGTTGCGGCGGGCCATTGAGTCGGACCGCATTCAGTCCCTGATTTTTTACGGGCCGCCGGGCACGGGGAAGACCACCCTGGCCCAGATTATTGCGCGGCGCACGCGCTGCCATTTCGAGCGGCTGAGCGGGGTGGAATCGAATGTGGCCGACATGCGGCGGGTGCTGGCGGCGGCGGCGTATCGCCTGCGCCAGACGGGCCAGCCCACACTGCTGCTGGTGGATGAGATTCACCGGTTCAACAAGGCGCAGCAGGATGTCCTGCTGCCGGAGGTGGAGAATGGCGCCATCCGGCTCATTGGGGCCACCACGCACAATCCCTTTTTCTTTGTCAATTCGCCGCTGGTGTCGCGTTCGCAGATTTTTGAGCTGCAACCGCTGAGCGAGGAGGAATTGCTGGTGGTGTTGCGGCGGGCCTTGCAGGACCGCGAGCGCGGCCTGGGCGCCATGCCGCTGAAGGCGGACGAGGAGGCGTTGCGGCACCTGGCGCGGGTGGCGGACGGCGACGCCCGCAAGGCCCTGAACGCCCTGGAGATTGCGGCTTTGACCACCCCGGCCGGGCCGGATGGTTTCATTCACCTCACCCTGGCGGTGGCCGAGCAAAGCATCCAGAAAAAAGCCATTGTCTATGACGGGGATGAGGATGCGCATTACGACACCATTTCGGCCTTTATCAAGTCTGTGCGCGGCAGCGACCCGGACGCGGCGTTGTACTGGCTGGCCAAGATGATTCATGTGGGGGAGGACCCGCGGTTCATCACCCGGCGGCTGATCATTCTGGCCGCGGAGGATGTGGGGCTGGCCGACCCCATGGCCCTGGTGCTGGCGGTGGCGGCGCATCAGGCGGCGGAGTTCATCGGCTGGCCGGAGGCGCGCATACCGATTGCGGAGGCCACGGTGTACCTGGCGACGGCTTACAAGAGCAACAGCGCCTACCTGGCCATTGATGCGGCGCTGGAGGACGTGCGCTCCGGCCGGACGCTGCCCGTGCCCAAGGCGTTGCAGGACACCCATTATGCGGGCGCGGCGCGGCTGGGACATGGCGAGGGCTACGCCTATGCCCATGACCACCCCGGGCATTTTGTGGCGCAGGATTACCTGGGCGCTGTGCGGCATTATTATCAGCCCGGCACTTTGGGCACGGAAAAGAAAATCAAGGAGCGTCTGGATTACTGGCGCGCCCAGTTGGATGCCGTCAAGAAAACGGGGTCTGCTGATGCCCCGCCGGCGCCTCCCGCAACATGA
- the hflX gene encoding GTPase HflX, translating into MKALIETAAQRTARVFLVGVELKSAPASEALDSLEELAELATTLGARVLGRGMQKLDAPTPATYIGQGKAAEFAAQCDALGVDTVLFDDELTPAQTRNLEKIFNRKILDRTALILEIFAMRARTREGKLQVELAQLEHLLPRLTRYWGHLSRQAGGIGIRGGEGESQLEADRRRVQERIDKIREEMEIVRRQRQTRRSGRQRSHWPLASLVGYTNAGKSTLLNTLTHAGVLAEDKLFATLDPTTRRLRLPTNQNVLLSDTVGFIRKLPHQLVDAFKATLEEVVMADLLLHVVDASHPRVREQIAAVQQVLEEIAAADKPTLVVFNKIDRLPGAGEVAALLAEHPGAVAISALTGEGISELMEELGARLRPVRDYLELEVPHGEAAVIARLHAVAQITEKNFLPNTARFKARIPPHLRMEFSPFIVRELA; encoded by the coding sequence TTGAAAGCGCTCATTGAAACCGCCGCGCAACGCACCGCGCGGGTCTTCCTGGTGGGTGTCGAGCTGAAGTCCGCCCCCGCCAGCGAAGCGCTGGACTCCTTGGAGGAACTCGCCGAGCTCGCCACCACCCTGGGCGCGCGCGTCCTGGGGCGCGGCATGCAAAAACTTGACGCCCCCACCCCCGCCACCTACATCGGCCAGGGCAAGGCGGCTGAATTTGCGGCCCAGTGCGACGCCCTGGGCGTGGATACGGTCCTCTTTGACGATGAACTGACCCCCGCCCAGACCCGCAACCTGGAAAAAATCTTCAACCGCAAAATCCTGGACCGCACCGCCCTCATTCTCGAAATCTTTGCCATGCGCGCCCGCACCCGCGAAGGCAAGCTCCAGGTCGAGCTGGCCCAACTGGAGCATCTGCTGCCGCGCCTCACCCGCTACTGGGGGCACCTCTCCCGCCAGGCCGGCGGCATCGGCATCCGCGGCGGCGAGGGCGAATCCCAGTTGGAGGCTGACCGCCGGCGCGTGCAGGAGCGCATTGACAAAATCCGCGAAGAAATGGAAATCGTCCGCCGGCAGCGGCAAACCCGCCGGAGCGGGCGGCAGCGCAGCCACTGGCCCCTGGCCTCGCTCGTGGGTTACACCAACGCCGGCAAGAGCACCCTCCTGAACACCCTTACCCATGCCGGCGTGCTGGCCGAGGACAAACTCTTTGCCACCCTCGACCCCACCACCCGCCGCCTGCGCCTGCCCACCAACCAGAACGTGCTCCTCTCCGACACGGTCGGGTTCATCCGCAAGCTGCCCCATCAACTGGTGGACGCCTTCAAGGCCACCCTGGAGGAAGTGGTCATGGCCGACCTCCTGCTCCATGTGGTGGACGCCAGTCATCCCCGCGTACGCGAGCAAATTGCCGCCGTGCAACAGGTGCTCGAAGAAATCGCGGCGGCCGACAAACCCACTCTGGTGGTTTTCAACAAAATTGACCGCCTCCCCGGCGCCGGCGAAGTGGCCGCCCTCCTCGCCGAGCATCCCGGCGCCGTGGCCATCTCGGCGCTGACCGGCGAGGGCATTTCCGAGCTGATGGAGGAATTGGGAGCGCGCCTCCGGCCCGTGCGCGACTATCTGGAGCTGGAGGTGCCGCATGGCGAAGCCGCGGTGATTGCCCGCCTCCATGCGGTGGCCCAGATTACCG
- a CDS encoding Lrp/AsnC family transcriptional regulator — MEMILKLLRDNATLQPAQLAAMLNLSEEEVRARLKAAEEQQLILGTHAVLNEEKLGVEMVRAVIEVKITPERGGGFDRLAERIAKYDEVRSCYLMSGGYDLLVVVEGDNLREVAAFVSEKLATIQGVLSTATHFMLKPYKVEGILMHREENNGRLPVTP, encoded by the coding sequence ATGGAAATGATTTTGAAGTTGTTGCGCGATAACGCCACCCTGCAACCGGCGCAATTGGCGGCCATGTTGAACCTCAGCGAGGAGGAGGTGCGCGCCCGGCTCAAAGCTGCCGAGGAGCAGCAGCTTATTCTGGGCACGCATGCCGTGCTCAACGAGGAAAAGCTCGGGGTGGAAATGGTGCGCGCGGTGATTGAGGTGAAAATCACCCCGGAACGCGGCGGCGGCTTTGACCGCCTGGCGGAGCGGATTGCCAAGTATGACGAGGTGCGCTCCTGCTACCTGATGTCAGGGGGGTATGATTTGCTGGTGGTGGTGGAGGGGGATAATTTGCGGGAAGTGGCGGCGTTTGTGTCGGAGAAACTGGCCACCATCCAGGGCGTGTTGAGCACGGCCACCCATTTCATGCTCAAGCCGTACAAGGTGGAGGGCATCCTGATGCATCGGGAGGAGAACAACGGGCGGTTGCCGGTCACCCCGTAG
- a CDS encoding SIR2 family NAD-dependent protein deacylase: MSTNGVVFPPELVQAMRQAGHIVASTGAGVSAESGVPTFRDAQTGFWAQFKPEELATPEAFAANPERVWQWYAVRRRRVREVQPNPGHLALAEMERRARRFTLITQNVDRLHQRAGSRNVVELHGCILSVRCPRGHHVIEDYQDAADEAVPRCPLCQAYLRPAVVWFGEELPAHALEAADTAARQCEVFLSIGTSTLVYPAAQLPFTALECGATVVEINPQPTPLTDSATYTFHGPSGVILPQLLKAVWGEMAAPQNP; the protein is encoded by the coding sequence ATGAGCACCAACGGCGTTGTCTTTCCCCCTGAATTAGTGCAGGCCATGCGCCAGGCCGGGCACATTGTCGCCTCCACCGGCGCCGGGGTTTCCGCCGAAAGCGGAGTGCCCACCTTCCGGGATGCCCAGACGGGCTTCTGGGCGCAGTTCAAGCCGGAGGAACTCGCCACCCCGGAGGCGTTTGCCGCCAATCCGGAGCGCGTCTGGCAATGGTACGCCGTCCGGCGGCGGCGGGTGCGCGAAGTGCAACCCAATCCGGGGCACCTCGCGCTGGCGGAAATGGAGCGGCGGGCGCGGCGGTTCACCTTGATTACCCAAAATGTGGACCGGCTGCATCAGCGCGCAGGCAGCCGCAACGTGGTGGAGTTGCATGGGTGCATTTTGAGTGTGCGCTGCCCCCGGGGCCATCATGTGATTGAGGATTATCAGGATGCCGCCGATGAGGCCGTGCCGCGGTGTCCCCTGTGCCAGGCGTACCTCAGGCCGGCGGTGGTGTGGTTTGGAGAGGAGCTGCCGGCGCATGCCCTGGAAGCCGCGGACACAGCGGCGCGGCAGTGCGAGGTTTTTCTTTCCATCGGCACCTCTACGCTCGTGTATCCGGCGGCGCAGTTGCCCTTCACGGCCCTCGAATGCGGCGCCACCGTCGTAGAAATCAATCCCCAGCCCACCCCCTTGACCGATTCGGCCACCTACACCTTTCACGGGCCAAGCGGGGTGATTCTGCCGCAGTTGTTGAAGGCCGTTTGGGGGGAAATGGCGGCGCCTCAAAATCCATAA
- a CDS encoding 5-formyltetrahydrofolate cyclo-ligase — translation MNPAEIKAQWRRRMRERLRQVPAAERARASAALVEVLAAQPLWQAAKTVLLYSALPDELEVSALLAAALAQGKRVGLPAFDVATGGYKPREVRDLGRDLAPGRYGILEPGPETVEISLKLLDLVVVPALGFNQDGVRLGRGAGYYDRMLAGFAGQKWGVGYAWQVGLDFPGEPQDVAMEAVATPSGLQPMHGRG, via the coding sequence ATGAACCCCGCGGAAATCAAAGCGCAGTGGCGGCGCCGGATGCGGGAGCGTTTGCGGCAAGTCCCTGCGGCGGAGCGGGCAAGAGCCTCTGCCGCCTTGGTGGAGGTGTTGGCGGCGCAGCCGTTGTGGCAGGCGGCCAAGACCGTGTTGCTGTATTCCGCCCTGCCGGACGAGCTGGAGGTGAGCGCGTTGCTGGCGGCGGCGCTGGCGCAGGGCAAGCGCGTGGGTCTGCCCGCCTTTGACGTTGCCACCGGTGGCTACAAGCCGCGGGAGGTCCGGGACCTGGGGCGGGACCTGGCGCCGGGGAGGTACGGCATTCTGGAGCCGGGGCCGGAAACAGTAGAAATTTCGTTAAAGTTGCTGGACTTGGTGGTGGTACCTGCGCTAGGTTTTAATCAGGATGGCGTCCGCTTGGGACGCGGGGCAGGATACTATGACCGGATGCTGGCTGGCTTTGCCGGTCAAAAATGGGGCGTGGGATATGCCTGGCAGGTGGGCCTGGATTTTCCAGGCGAGCCGCAGGACGTGGCCATGGAAGCAGTGGCCACACCGTCCGGCCTGCAGCCAATGCACGGCCGCGGTTAA
- the rny gene encoding ribonuclease Y — protein sequence MMLFAGIETPIGLAALAGGVILGLLLARWREKCARSALAQQEQQILQNARREAEAITREARLAATEEAMKLRQENEQALAARRREVSEAEQRLAQREALLAQQLKAALEREAALETQKQECQRKAEILAQQQEDLAALMKQQRERLESLCHLSAEAARAELLREVEAETAHEAAALARRILEEARHTADEKARFIVSLAIQRYSGSLTFESTTATIALPGEEIKGRIIGREGRNIRAFENATGVTVLIDDTPNAVVLSGFDPVRREIAREAMQRLIQDGRIHPTRIEEVVAKVTQEMDETIYRYGEQAALRAGVNSLHPEILKVLGRLHFRHSFSQNILEHSVEVAHLAGLMAGELGVDVALSKRAGLLHDIGKAVSHEVEGAHALVGAELIKRHGEPEVVVKAVAAHHGDVEVDGPISAILAAADAISASRPGARIETMTTYLKRVEDLERIGRSFPGVDKCFAVQAGRELRVLVQPERVDDAQALVLARNIARQIEEELQYPGQIKVVVLRETRCVELAK from the coding sequence ATGATGTTATTTGCTGGAATTGAGACCCCGATCGGGTTGGCAGCTCTGGCCGGGGGCGTGATTCTGGGTTTGCTGCTGGCACGCTGGCGGGAGAAGTGCGCCCGCTCAGCCCTGGCCCAGCAAGAGCAGCAAATCCTGCAAAACGCCCGGAGAGAGGCCGAGGCCATCACCCGCGAGGCGCGCCTGGCCGCCACCGAGGAGGCCATGAAGCTGCGCCAGGAAAACGAGCAGGCGCTGGCTGCCCGGCGGCGTGAAGTGTCGGAAGCCGAGCAGCGCCTGGCCCAGCGCGAAGCCCTCCTTGCCCAGCAGCTCAAAGCCGCTCTCGAACGCGAAGCCGCCCTGGAAACTCAAAAGCAGGAATGCCAGCGCAAAGCCGAGATTCTGGCCCAACAACAGGAGGATTTGGCGGCGCTCATGAAGCAGCAGCGTGAACGGCTCGAATCCCTGTGCCATTTGAGCGCCGAGGCCGCCCGGGCGGAGCTGTTGCGGGAGGTGGAAGCCGAGACCGCCCACGAGGCGGCCGCGCTGGCCCGGCGGATTCTGGAGGAGGCGCGCCACACCGCGGACGAAAAAGCGCGGTTCATCGTCAGCCTGGCCATTCAGCGTTACTCTGGCAGCCTGACTTTTGAATCCACCACCGCCACCATTGCCCTGCCCGGGGAGGAAATCAAAGGCCGGATTATTGGGCGCGAGGGCCGGAACATTCGCGCCTTTGAAAATGCGACCGGGGTGACGGTGTTGATTGATGACACGCCTAACGCCGTGGTGTTGAGCGGCTTTGACCCGGTGCGCCGCGAAATTGCGCGGGAGGCCATGCAACGGCTCATTCAGGATGGCCGCATTCATCCCACCCGCATCGAGGAAGTGGTGGCCAAGGTCACCCAGGAGATGGATGAAACCATTTACCGCTACGGCGAGCAGGCGGCCTTGCGGGCCGGGGTCAACAGCCTGCATCCGGAAATCCTGAAAGTGCTGGGCCGGTTGCACTTCCGGCACAGTTTTTCGCAGAACATTTTGGAGCACTCCGTGGAAGTGGCCCACCTGGCCGGTTTGATGGCCGGGGAGCTGGGCGTGGATGTGGCGTTGTCCAAACGCGCCGGCCTGCTGCATGACATTGGCAAGGCTGTGAGCCATGAAGTGGAAGGCGCCCATGCGCTGGTGGGGGCGGAGCTGATTAAGCGCCACGGCGAGCCGGAAGTGGTGGTCAAGGCGGTGGCCGCGCATCATGGGGATGTGGAGGTGGATGGGCCGATTAGTGCCATTCTGGCCGCCGCCGATGCCATCAGTGCTTCCCGCCCGGGGGCGCGCATTGAAACCATGACCACCTACCTCAAGCGGGTGGAGGATTTGGAGCGCATCGGCCGCTCCTTCCCTGGCGTGGACAAATGCTTTGCCGTACAGGCCGGCCGCGAGCTGCGGGTGCTGGTGCAGCCGGAGCGCGTGGATGACGCCCAGGCGCTGGTGCTGGCGCGGAACATCGCCCGGCAAATCGAGGAGGAGCTGCAATACCCCGGCCAGATTAAAGTGGTGGTGCTGCGCGAAACCCGCTGCGTGGAGCTGGCCAAATAA
- a CDS encoding ThuA domain-containing protein, with product MRHLFGLLLCAVAACGLGAAEPLKALYITGGCCHDYQRQKEIIPAGVKQRANVEFTVVHAGGNGTRYQGIENSLYQKPDWAKGYDVVIHNECFADDQDLEYVERVLKPHREGVPAVVVHCTMHTFRALKTNVFREFLGVSSFGHGPQHPLDVQLVKPDHPILRGFPADWKTGPEELYAISQVFSNTTVLATAADKKKDASGQWVATERQHALIWVNTFGKGRVFGTTLAHNNYTFADPVFLDMFTRGLLWACDKLDDQGRPRPGYGPVK from the coding sequence ATGAGACATTTATTCGGGTTACTGCTTTGCGCCGTGGCGGCCTGCGGGTTGGGGGCGGCCGAGCCGCTGAAGGCGCTCTACATCACCGGCGGCTGCTGCCACGATTACCAGCGGCAAAAAGAAATCATCCCCGCCGGGGTCAAACAGCGCGCGAACGTGGAGTTCACTGTGGTGCACGCGGGAGGCAACGGCACGCGCTACCAGGGCATTGAAAACAGCCTGTACCAAAAGCCCGATTGGGCCAAAGGTTACGACGTGGTGATTCATAACGAGTGTTTCGCCGATGACCAGGACCTCGAGTACGTCGAGCGGGTGCTCAAGCCCCATCGCGAGGGCGTGCCCGCCGTGGTGGTGCACTGCACCATGCACACCTTCCGCGCCCTGAAAACCAACGTCTTCCGCGAATTCCTCGGTGTCTCCTCCTTTGGCCACGGCCCGCAGCATCCGCTGGATGTGCAGCTCGTCAAACCCGACCATCCCATTCTCCGCGGCTTTCCGGCGGACTGGAAAACCGGCCCCGAAGAGCTGTACGCCATCAGCCAGGTCTTCTCCAACACCACCGTGCTGGCCACCGCCGCGGACAAGAAAAAGGACGCCAGCGGCCAGTGGGTGGCCACCGAGCGGCAGCACGCTTTGATTTGGGTGAACACCTTCGGCAAGGGCCGCGTCTTCGGCACCACCCTCGCGCACAACAACTACACCTTCGCTGACCCCGTGTTTCTGGACATGTTCACCCGCGGGTTGTTGTGGGCCTGCGACAAGCTCGATGACCAGGGCCGGCCCAGGCCGGGGTATGGTCCGGTGAAGTAA